The Caulifigura coniformis genome includes a region encoding these proteins:
- a CDS encoding tetratricopeptide repeat protein, which translates to MAIPHLRSLAMFGLAAACAVAGAGGWSLLAARKQPAKTAEQHDDHTHTPDAGNKLPPAAPKTPSPTVAHHLHDDQHDDLAEAPGPHHDAPAGQLEPPAMTPEESPSSHPPAGRLKSMPLAAARLTEKNEKRRASDILRADDEFREGKIAAAMKLYGAAIEAHPSVLDPMVQFRWALCAEALGLLDEAAERYQMLADATSAPSWRGFAQWGLSRVLFEQQKTELAHRIAADLWLNQEHAAPLWRSELLHWHAHLLYRRASGDTSSRLLEDNALIGCKIVVRPFDLLDIASRIHASETAAPFQPPPAPSLPMTTGTDPAAMYAQYKSGGATVYDAVQQFCGAAHWQVEWSNAAQQLAKSHRCRASVGRGSIACLLDALCDQPRLIWNWENQVLRISEVAERSTSDWKQYQLKAAERAAREALSLYRDVRWSPYSRLAIAHVEALSGLQAASRKSLEDLIANSPKGDLLAEAWFNLGKIQLQENAADKAILAFQRSLDHAMGSGLEPLANLYLGRLLVEANEARRAVVPLRRSLALAAPRDRGTAALTLGTAYLLSSQPQNTAEILRANQNWLDVEGTRDATAFMSCLAQVQGGHDPTRLKYDLRSLMTSISHVRSEQFFGHSGAVLIAIAYRELGLNGEASDICRNAIAHMPPCALRMKLELMLVDELFDRRDFDGMEAQLRAVCETTNEEVRLVAYQRLCELLLELDRRDEAEVEARTWLKLCSSREQQAEALRGLGRCLQRKGDYLNAALCFSGSMPQHSAAEAPVTTNTAHP; encoded by the coding sequence GTGGCGATTCCGCATTTACGATCGCTGGCAATGTTCGGACTGGCGGCCGCCTGCGCAGTAGCAGGTGCCGGCGGCTGGAGCCTGCTCGCTGCGCGGAAACAACCGGCCAAAACTGCCGAACAGCACGACGACCACACCCACACACCGGACGCCGGAAACAAGCTCCCCCCGGCCGCCCCAAAGACCCCCTCGCCGACCGTCGCACATCACCTGCACGACGATCAACACGACGACCTCGCCGAAGCCCCCGGGCCTCACCACGACGCTCCGGCAGGCCAGCTCGAACCTCCCGCAATGACGCCGGAGGAGTCGCCGTCCTCCCACCCGCCAGCGGGCCGGCTGAAATCCATGCCGCTCGCCGCCGCCCGCCTGACAGAGAAGAACGAAAAACGCAGGGCCTCCGACATCCTGCGCGCGGATGACGAATTCCGCGAAGGCAAGATCGCCGCCGCCATGAAGCTCTACGGCGCGGCAATCGAGGCCCACCCCAGTGTCCTCGATCCCATGGTCCAGTTCCGCTGGGCCCTCTGTGCCGAAGCCCTGGGACTCCTCGACGAAGCGGCCGAACGCTATCAAATGCTCGCTGATGCCACCTCCGCTCCCAGCTGGAGAGGCTTCGCACAGTGGGGGCTCTCCCGCGTCCTCTTCGAACAGCAGAAGACCGAGCTGGCGCACCGCATCGCAGCCGACCTGTGGCTCAACCAGGAGCACGCCGCACCGCTCTGGCGTTCGGAACTTCTCCACTGGCACGCTCACCTCCTCTACCGCCGCGCCTCAGGCGACACCTCCAGCCGTCTCCTCGAAGACAACGCGCTCATCGGCTGCAAGATCGTGGTCCGCCCCTTCGACCTGCTCGACATCGCCTCGCGGATTCACGCATCGGAAACCGCGGCCCCCTTCCAGCCGCCGCCGGCCCCCAGCCTTCCCATGACCACCGGGACCGACCCGGCGGCCATGTACGCCCAGTACAAGTCCGGCGGCGCCACCGTTTACGACGCCGTTCAGCAGTTCTGCGGCGCCGCACACTGGCAGGTGGAATGGTCGAATGCGGCCCAACAGCTGGCAAAGTCCCATCGCTGTCGCGCGTCGGTCGGCCGTGGCAGCATCGCCTGCCTGCTGGACGCCCTCTGCGATCAGCCACGCCTGATCTGGAACTGGGAGAACCAGGTCCTGCGGATCAGCGAGGTCGCAGAACGCTCGACCAGCGATTGGAAACAGTACCAGCTGAAAGCGGCCGAACGTGCAGCCCGCGAAGCTCTCTCCCTCTACCGGGATGTCCGCTGGTCTCCCTACTCGCGGCTGGCGATCGCCCATGTTGAAGCCCTCAGCGGGCTCCAGGCCGCCTCGAGAAAGTCCCTCGAAGACCTGATCGCCAACTCGCCGAAAGGCGATCTCCTGGCCGAGGCCTGGTTCAACCTCGGCAAGATCCAGCTGCAGGAAAACGCGGCCGACAAGGCGATTCTCGCCTTCCAGCGATCGCTCGATCACGCGATGGGCAGCGGACTCGAACCGCTCGCCAACCTCTATCTCGGACGTCTCCTCGTCGAGGCGAACGAAGCCCGCCGGGCTGTCGTGCCGCTTCGCCGGTCGCTGGCCCTCGCCGCCCCGCGCGACCGCGGGACCGCCGCGCTCACCCTCGGAACCGCGTACCTCCTCTCCAGCCAGCCGCAGAACACCGCCGAGATCCTCAGGGCGAACCAGAACTGGCTCGACGTCGAAGGCACGCGCGACGCCACGGCTTTCATGTCCTGCCTCGCCCAGGTGCAGGGCGGACACGACCCCACCCGCCTCAAGTACGACCTCCGCTCGCTGATGACCTCCATCAGCCACGTCCGCAGCGAACAGTTCTTCGGACACTCCGGTGCCGTCCTGATCGCGATCGCCTACCGCGAACTCGGACTCAACGGCGAAGCCTCCGACATCTGCCGCAACGCCATCGCACACATGCCCCCCTGCGCACTCCGCATGAAGCTGGAGTTGATGCTCGTCGACGAACTCTTCGACCGTCGCGACTTCGACGGCATGGAAGCCCAGCTCCGCGCCGTCTGCGAAACCACCAATGAAGAAGTCCGCCTCGTCGCCTATCAACGGCTTTGCGAACTGCTGCTCGAACTCGATCGCCGCGATGAAGCCGAGGTCGAGGCGCGAACCTGGCTGAAACTCTGCTCGAGCAGGGAACAGCAGGCCGAAGCGCTCCGCGGACTCGGACGCTGCCTCCAGCGCAAGGGCGACTACCTCAACGCGGCCCTCTGCTTCTCCGGATCGATGCCTCAGCACTCCGCCGCCGAAGCGCCTGTGACGACGAACACCGCTCATCCCTGA
- a CDS encoding tetratricopeptide repeat protein: MTRRTVHLDFACLPALLAVMATSWAAADEPFPFPAPPVRTKAPVYLAPESRPAPTTALPRLTPSSGIRTAQSPAEAEPAPRGGLVPPVRKSVVADTAETDRRVERLKRQLEELNELLSRPPVEPPVIERTIVLPMPESTHHEADVTSVPAETQVAPPASAPTPPPPEPAPTEHPRPEPSSPAAPETSKAAASSLIKGLPVSALDRVYVADNLFAAGEYVLADEIYQQVDRKAISGNESGWVEFQLANCSRRLGRIDDARKRYRRIVADPTLGWLQDMAKWRLDAIDEREQLVKEHARLDAAIRQHTEVPHAANRQ, encoded by the coding sequence ATGACTCGCCGCACCGTCCACCTCGACTTCGCCTGCCTGCCAGCCCTGCTGGCCGTTATGGCGACGTCGTGGGCCGCCGCGGACGAACCGTTTCCGTTTCCCGCTCCTCCCGTCCGCACGAAGGCGCCCGTCTACCTCGCTCCGGAGTCACGTCCCGCGCCGACGACCGCGCTCCCGCGGCTGACACCCTCCTCCGGCATCCGGACGGCGCAGTCGCCAGCCGAAGCCGAACCCGCGCCCCGCGGCGGCCTCGTCCCCCCCGTTCGCAAGTCCGTCGTGGCCGACACCGCCGAAACCGACCGGCGTGTCGAGCGTCTGAAGCGACAGCTGGAAGAACTCAACGAACTCTTGTCGCGGCCCCCCGTCGAGCCGCCGGTGATTGAACGCACCATCGTCCTGCCGATGCCCGAGTCGACACATCACGAAGCCGATGTGACGTCCGTCCCTGCCGAAACTCAGGTCGCCCCTCCCGCGTCGGCCCCGACCCCACCGCCGCCCGAACCCGCGCCCACCGAACATCCCCGGCCGGAGCCGTCATCGCCGGCGGCGCCCGAAACCTCGAAAGCGGCCGCGTCGAGCCTCATCAAGGGGCTGCCCGTCTCGGCCCTCGACCGCGTCTACGTCGCCGACAACCTCTTCGCCGCCGGCGAATACGTCCTCGCCGACGAGATCTACCAACAGGTCGATCGCAAGGCGATCTCCGGAAACGAATCGGGCTGGGTCGAGTTTCAGCTCGCGAACTGCAGCCGCCGACTCGGCCGGATCGATGACGCCAGGAAGCGTTATCGCCGAATTGTTGCCGACCCAACGCTCGGCTGGCTTCAGGACATGGCCAAGTGGCGGCTGGATGCAATCGACGAGCGCGAACAGCTCGTGAAGGAACACGCGCGGCTCGACGCCGCGATCAGGCAACACACGGAGGTGCCCCATGCCGCGAACAGGCAGTGA
- a CDS encoding sigma-54 interaction domain-containing protein yields the protein MQLVFQSRAMLKVLEQARRFARTGATVLICGESGVGKELVARMLHTESPRSLEPYCRVNCAALAESLIESELFGHEAGAFTGALTRRTGKFEAAARGSLFLDEISEVAPTVQGKLLRVLEEAEFERVGGNDLLPMQARVIAATNRSLAELVDGGEFRADLFYRLDVLRLEIPALRDRKDDIPILAQHFVERFRGDSLHGVRGFKPAAIRRLADYHWPGNVRQLRNVVHRACVVAEQDLIDEADLKSLETHVADEHPVSLPFDSMSLAEIERQVILQRLEHCRGNKTAAAAALGVTAKTLRNKITEYRRLGYAS from the coding sequence ATGCAGCTGGTGTTCCAGTCTCGAGCCATGCTCAAGGTCCTTGAGCAGGCCCGGCGATTTGCGCGTACAGGCGCCACGGTGCTCATCTGCGGAGAGAGCGGCGTCGGCAAGGAACTCGTTGCGCGCATGCTGCACACCGAAAGCCCGCGATCCCTCGAACCCTACTGCCGCGTCAACTGCGCCGCCCTCGCCGAGTCGCTCATCGAAAGTGAACTCTTCGGACACGAGGCCGGCGCCTTCACCGGCGCGCTCACCCGACGTACCGGAAAATTCGAAGCCGCGGCCCGCGGGTCGCTGTTTCTCGATGAAATCTCGGAGGTCGCCCCCACAGTCCAGGGAAAGCTCCTGAGAGTGCTCGAGGAAGCCGAGTTCGAACGGGTCGGCGGAAATGATCTTCTGCCGATGCAGGCCCGTGTCATCGCCGCCACGAACCGTTCCCTCGCCGAACTCGTCGACGGCGGAGAATTCCGGGCCGACCTCTTCTACCGCCTCGACGTCCTGCGACTCGAAATCCCCGCCCTCCGCGATCGCAAAGACGACATCCCGATCCTCGCCCAGCATTTCGTTGAACGCTTCCGCGGCGACTCCCTGCATGGAGTTCGCGGTTTCAAGCCGGCCGCCATCCGCCGGCTCGCCGACTATCACTGGCCGGGGAACGTCCGGCAACTCAGGAACGTCGTTCACCGCGCCTGCGTCGTCGCGGAGCAGGACCTGATCGACGAAGCCGATCTCAAGTCGCTGGAAACGCACGTCGCGGACGAGCATCCCGTCTCGCTGCCGTTCGACTCGATGTCGCTCGCGGAAATCGAGCGGCAGGTCATCCTGCAGCGGCTCGAGCACTGCCGCGGCAACAAGACCGCCGCCGCCGCCGCGCTCGGAGTGACCGCCAAGACCCTCCGTAACAAGATCACCGAATACCGCCGCCTCGGCTACGCCTCGTGA
- a CDS encoding transglutaminase family protein: MQFLLRRAFLSICLGALATVPAIAEDSSAGKPVAVEGVQSLVAKVQPSVVVVTVGDRDGRTLGVGSGVIVREDGLIATNLHVLGEGRPLTVRLFDKREFPVTQIYAHEKSQDLALIRIEADKLPALELGDSDELQQGQPTVAFGNPQGLEHSVVTGVVSALRSDVDGMNMIQLAIPIERGNSGGPVVDSDGKVVGLLTLKSLVTENLGYAVAINSLKPLLEKPNPIAMGKWLTIGALNPRHWQVVGDARWTQHAGRLRADGPGKGFGGRSLCLSTQSVPETPFEVAVQVRLREQDGAAGLVFHADGGDRHYGFYPTSGKLRVSRFDGPVVYDWHVLWEEQRAEYSPDAWNELKIRVEKDRIQCLCNGVVVYELEDDFYRKGKVGLAKFRHTTAEFKNFRLAERIEVTQIDDATRSMISEIVNDIGDSPAPNPSQVGRISEKPVAQFAAVKEAERLEKQAAWLRRLAREAYEASVREKIVAALKPASGEPDLLAAVLWIAALDNEELDVEFYKGEIDALATELKSRLNETMNDRERFEELRKLLFEDSGFHGSRANYHSASNSHLNEVIDDREGLPITLSVVTMEVARRVGLKVEGVGLPGHFIVRLVPSEGEPQLFDVFDGAKPLTRAEAFARVDRGEPDEEWLKAVDASAICARILRNLLSTLNIQETPETALRYIETIVALDADSISERLLRAVLNYDLHRIEQGLEDVDWVLKQRPAGVDLDRVRQLKEALQLRAKP; the protein is encoded by the coding sequence ATGCAGTTCCTTCTCCGCCGCGCGTTCCTCTCGATCTGCCTCGGCGCGCTCGCGACCGTTCCCGCCATCGCGGAAGATTCGTCCGCCGGCAAACCCGTCGCGGTCGAAGGCGTCCAGTCGCTCGTCGCCAAAGTGCAGCCCTCCGTCGTCGTCGTCACCGTCGGCGACCGCGACGGCCGAACGCTTGGAGTCGGCAGCGGCGTCATCGTCCGGGAAGACGGACTGATCGCCACCAACCTGCACGTTCTTGGCGAAGGCCGCCCCCTCACCGTGCGCCTGTTCGACAAGCGCGAGTTCCCCGTCACTCAGATCTACGCCCACGAGAAATCGCAGGATCTCGCCCTCATCAGGATCGAAGCCGACAAGCTCCCCGCCCTCGAACTGGGGGACAGTGATGAACTCCAGCAGGGGCAGCCCACCGTTGCCTTCGGCAACCCCCAGGGACTCGAGCACAGCGTCGTCACAGGGGTCGTCTCCGCCCTCCGCAGTGATGTGGATGGCATGAACATGATCCAGCTCGCCATTCCGATCGAACGTGGCAACAGCGGCGGCCCCGTCGTCGATTCCGACGGCAAAGTCGTCGGCCTGCTGACGCTCAAGTCCCTCGTCACCGAGAACCTCGGCTATGCCGTCGCTATCAATTCGCTCAAGCCGCTGCTCGAAAAGCCGAATCCCATCGCCATGGGCAAATGGCTCACCATCGGCGCCCTCAATCCGCGCCACTGGCAGGTCGTCGGCGACGCCCGCTGGACACAGCACGCCGGACGCCTGCGCGCGGATGGACCCGGAAAAGGGTTTGGCGGCCGGTCTCTGTGCCTTTCAACGCAATCGGTCCCCGAAACTCCGTTCGAGGTCGCCGTTCAGGTGCGGCTGCGTGAGCAGGATGGCGCCGCCGGCCTTGTCTTTCATGCCGACGGCGGAGACCGCCACTACGGTTTCTATCCCACCAGTGGAAAGCTCCGCGTCTCGCGCTTCGACGGGCCGGTCGTCTACGACTGGCACGTTCTCTGGGAAGAACAGCGCGCCGAGTACAGCCCCGACGCCTGGAACGAGTTGAAGATCCGCGTCGAGAAAGATCGCATCCAGTGCCTCTGCAACGGAGTCGTCGTCTACGAACTGGAGGACGACTTCTACCGCAAGGGGAAAGTCGGCCTCGCGAAATTCCGGCACACCACCGCCGAATTCAAGAACTTCCGTCTCGCCGAACGCATTGAAGTCACCCAGATTGACGACGCCACGCGCTCGATGATCAGCGAGATCGTCAACGACATCGGCGACAGCCCGGCCCCCAACCCTTCGCAGGTCGGACGCATCTCAGAGAAACCGGTCGCCCAGTTCGCGGCCGTGAAGGAAGCGGAACGCCTGGAGAAGCAGGCGGCCTGGCTCCGGCGACTCGCCCGTGAAGCCTATGAGGCCAGCGTCCGCGAGAAAATCGTGGCCGCGCTCAAACCGGCCAGCGGCGAACCTGACCTCCTGGCCGCCGTCCTCTGGATCGCCGCCCTCGACAACGAGGAGCTCGACGTCGAGTTTTACAAAGGCGAGATCGACGCCCTGGCAACGGAGCTCAAATCCCGCCTCAATGAAACGATGAACGACCGCGAAAGGTTCGAAGAACTCCGCAAGCTTCTCTTCGAGGACTCCGGATTCCACGGCAGCCGCGCGAACTATCACAGCGCCTCAAACAGTCACCTCAACGAAGTGATCGACGACCGTGAAGGACTGCCGATCACCCTGTCAGTCGTGACCATGGAAGTCGCGCGACGAGTCGGTCTCAAGGTCGAAGGCGTCGGACTCCCCGGCCACTTCATCGTCCGGCTCGTTCCTTCAGAAGGAGAGCCGCAGCTGTTTGATGTGTTCGACGGCGCGAAGCCGCTCACCAGGGCCGAAGCCTTCGCCAGGGTTGATCGCGGAGAGCCCGATGAGGAATGGCTCAAGGCGGTCGATGCTTCCGCCATCTGTGCGCGCATCCTGCGGAACCTGCTCAGCACGCTGAACATTCAGGAGACTCCCGAAACCGCCCTGCGCTACATCGAAACGATCGTCGCCCTCGACGCCGATTCCATCTCCGAGCGGCTCCTGCGGGCCGTCCTGAACTACGATCTGCACCGGATCGAACAGGGCCTCGAGGATGTCGACTGGGTCCTCAAGCAAAGGCCCGCCGGCGTCGATCTCGACCGCGTCCGTCAGCTCAAAGAGGCCCTGCAGCTCCGCGCCAAACCCTGA
- a CDS encoding ThuA domain-containing protein, which yields MLRLLSSSLLSASVLLVCVSAPAADVVLPAGLKVEEAPKDSHAAKIVLIAGSNYFKPGEHEYVAGCAALADLLKQTPGVAPVLALDWPTKPETFEGAKGVVMFFDGGKKHGFLQGDRFAQIQKLADQKVGLVGLHQLVDFPEGLGDKGKSLLGATFKGGTSKRAHWVHEFTAFPEHPISRGVTPFSIDDGFLWKLDFVPERKGVTPLMSTIGPKDKTTKPEESVVAWAYERENGGRSFTFTGAHLHASLGQEGYRRLLTNAALWTAGVEVPKSGAPVNLEARQLDGYLMPKPVAAAK from the coding sequence ATGCTTCGTCTGCTGAGCTCGAGTCTGCTGTCGGCCAGTGTCCTGCTTGTCTGCGTTTCGGCTCCCGCGGCGGATGTTGTGCTGCCGGCCGGCCTGAAAGTGGAAGAGGCTCCGAAGGACTCCCATGCGGCGAAGATCGTGCTGATTGCGGGGAGCAACTACTTCAAGCCGGGCGAACATGAGTACGTCGCGGGATGCGCGGCGCTGGCGGACCTGCTGAAGCAGACTCCGGGCGTGGCTCCCGTGCTGGCGCTCGACTGGCCGACGAAACCGGAAACGTTTGAGGGGGCCAAAGGCGTCGTGATGTTCTTCGACGGTGGCAAGAAACATGGCTTCCTGCAGGGAGACCGGTTTGCCCAGATCCAGAAACTGGCCGACCAGAAAGTGGGGCTGGTGGGCCTGCATCAGCTGGTCGATTTTCCGGAAGGGCTCGGCGACAAGGGAAAGAGCCTGCTGGGCGCGACGTTCAAGGGCGGAACGTCGAAGCGAGCCCACTGGGTGCACGAGTTCACCGCGTTTCCCGAGCATCCGATCAGCCGGGGCGTGACGCCGTTCTCGATCGATGACGGGTTTCTGTGGAAGCTCGACTTTGTGCCGGAGCGGAAAGGAGTGACGCCGCTGATGAGCACGATCGGTCCGAAGGACAAGACCACGAAGCCCGAGGAGTCGGTTGTGGCGTGGGCGTATGAGCGCGAGAACGGAGGACGGTCATTCACGTTCACCGGGGCTCACCTGCACGCCAGCCTGGGGCAGGAAGGCTATCGGCGGCTGCTGACGAATGCGGCGCTGTGGACGGCAGGCGTCGAGGTGCCGAAGTCGGGAGCGCCTGTGAATCTCGAGGCGAGGCAGCTCGACGGCTACCTGATGCCGAAGCCGGTTGCGGCGGCGAAGTAG
- a CDS encoding formaldehyde-activating enzyme, with the protein MAKKKAQKSKSAKLGRVVLRTGEALYEPESGPSYLAAEPEVVIGELDGPVGFAIANLIGDQTKGHSRVFAILNCDVQVRPTTLMVSKVTVNSEKYTNILMGSVQAGIANGVLDAVRAGDIPKEKANGLGIIVSVWLDPSVLDADKVDHEGLFESNRAATATALGKAMRGEPTIDWLLKNQNNVTHFFHEMGVKGEL; encoded by the coding sequence ATGGCCAAGAAGAAAGCCCAGAAATCCAAGTCGGCCAAACTCGGCCGCGTCGTGCTCCGCACCGGTGAAGCCCTCTATGAACCGGAGAGCGGACCGTCCTATCTCGCGGCCGAGCCGGAAGTCGTCATCGGCGAACTCGATGGCCCCGTCGGGTTCGCGATCGCCAACCTCATCGGCGACCAGACCAAGGGACACTCGCGCGTCTTCGCGATCCTGAACTGCGACGTGCAGGTCCGCCCGACCACGCTGATGGTCAGCAAGGTCACCGTCAACAGCGAGAAGTACACCAACATCCTGATGGGCTCCGTCCAGGCGGGTATCGCCAACGGCGTCCTTGACGCCGTCCGCGCCGGCGACATCCCGAAAGAAAAGGCCAACGGCCTCGGAATCATCGTCTCCGTCTGGCTCGACCCAAGCGTGCTCGACGCCGACAAGGTCGACCACGAAGGTCTCTTCGAATCGAACCGCGCGGCCACGGCCACGGCCCTCGGCAAAGCCATGCGCGGTGAGCCCACCATCGACTGGCTCCTCAAGAACCAGAACAACGTGACTCACTTCTTCCACGAAATGGGCGTCAAAGGCGAGCTCTGA
- a CDS encoding polysaccharide lyase, with product MATVGLVVRAAEPAKAVVISGDAGMYPVARWKADWPGCEYEDGVKEGRVSVVRREAGNALRITCKAGAIGPADGGAGWRYPYGRSDDLTISYTVCFDPDFEFVKGGKLPGISGGPESVTGGRPADGMNGFSARLMWRKDGRGEAYVYHMHQPGKYGESFPFPSDFRFVRGEPTQVRIQTRMNRPGQRDGALLVWIQQKGTAEQLVVERRDMEWRREETFGADSVQFEVFHGGGDASWAPKTDSHLEIGQIRVDRR from the coding sequence GTGGCGACCGTTGGCCTTGTTGTTCGGGCGGCCGAGCCGGCGAAGGCCGTGGTGATTTCCGGCGATGCCGGGATGTATCCGGTGGCGCGGTGGAAGGCTGACTGGCCTGGCTGCGAGTATGAGGATGGCGTGAAAGAGGGACGTGTTTCAGTGGTTCGGCGCGAGGCCGGGAATGCTTTGCGGATTACGTGCAAAGCGGGCGCAATCGGGCCTGCCGACGGCGGGGCCGGCTGGAGGTACCCGTACGGCCGCTCGGATGACCTGACGATCTCTTACACCGTGTGTTTCGATCCCGACTTCGAGTTCGTCAAAGGGGGAAAGCTTCCAGGGATTTCCGGGGGGCCTGAGTCCGTGACCGGCGGCCGGCCCGCCGATGGAATGAACGGGTTCTCTGCGCGGCTGATGTGGCGGAAGGACGGTCGCGGCGAGGCCTACGTTTATCACATGCACCAGCCGGGGAAGTACGGAGAGAGCTTTCCGTTCCCGAGTGATTTCCGGTTTGTGCGGGGCGAACCGACGCAGGTGAGGATTCAGACGCGGATGAATCGGCCAGGCCAGCGTGATGGCGCGCTGCTGGTCTGGATTCAGCAGAAGGGCACGGCAGAGCAGCTGGTGGTCGAGCGTCGTGACATGGAATGGCGTCGCGAGGAGACGTTCGGTGCGGACAGCGTCCAGTTCGAAGTGTTCCACGGCGGGGGAGACGCTTCGTGGGCGCCGAAGACGGACAGCCATCTGGAGATCGGCCAGATCCGGGTAGATCGGCGTTGA
- a CDS encoding UbiD family decarboxylase: MGYRSLRECVTDLERAGQLRRVSVEIDPYLEAALIQRRVYEKGGPAILFERLKGCRFPAVSNLFGTLERTQFMFRDTLDNVRRLVELKVDPGNAAKRPFRYVKAVPTAWAMRPKYVSNGPVCENRTTISELPPIVSAPADGGPFITLPIVYSEDVRSPGWMKSNLGMYRVQLSGNSYAKDEEVGLHYQIHRSIGVHHAAAIAAGKPFRVSIAVGGPPALTLSAVMPLPEGLSELTFAGALGGRRVRLVRDVSCRGFKDRRSAGYQPMAGLADADFLITGTVDPDRQLPEGPFGDHLGYYSLAHDFPVLKVEEVLHRKDAIWPFTVVGRPPQEDTSFGAIIHEITGPVIPTVLPGVKAVHAVDEAGVHPLLLAIGSERYVPYAKEREPLEILTQANAILGQGQLSLAKYLFIAAEQDDPRLDLHDIGVFLKHVLERVDWRRDLHFQTKTTIDTLDYSGSGLNSGSKLVVAAAGSKRRSLLGEVPSNTQLPDGFSEPQVVMPGVLCVQAPRHAGVSESIEERLQRPAESPRKSDGELRRFCDFMGHVRSLDGFPLIVLCDDSRFASESLKNWLWVTFTRSNPAADVDGVDAFVEEKHFGCRGPLVIDARIKPHHAPPIVDDPKVVKRVEELGAKGGPLHGLI; encoded by the coding sequence ATGGGTTATCGTTCGCTTCGGGAATGTGTCACGGACCTGGAGCGGGCCGGGCAGTTAAGGCGGGTCTCGGTCGAGATCGATCCGTATCTCGAGGCGGCGCTGATTCAGCGGCGGGTGTATGAAAAGGGTGGGCCGGCGATCCTGTTCGAGCGGCTGAAGGGGTGCAGGTTTCCGGCGGTCAGCAACCTGTTCGGGACGCTGGAGCGGACGCAGTTCATGTTCCGCGACACGCTGGACAATGTTCGGCGGCTGGTGGAGCTGAAGGTTGATCCGGGGAATGCGGCGAAGAGGCCATTTCGGTATGTGAAGGCGGTGCCGACGGCCTGGGCGATGCGGCCGAAGTATGTGTCGAACGGGCCGGTGTGTGAGAACCGGACGACGATCTCGGAGCTGCCGCCAATTGTGAGTGCGCCGGCCGATGGCGGGCCATTCATTACGTTGCCGATTGTCTACAGCGAGGATGTGCGGTCACCGGGGTGGATGAAATCGAACCTGGGGATGTACCGGGTGCAGCTGTCGGGGAACTCGTACGCGAAGGATGAGGAAGTCGGGCTGCACTACCAGATTCATCGCAGCATTGGGGTTCACCATGCGGCGGCGATTGCAGCGGGCAAGCCGTTTCGGGTTTCGATCGCGGTCGGTGGACCACCGGCGTTGACGTTGTCCGCGGTGATGCCGTTGCCGGAGGGGCTTTCGGAATTGACGTTCGCGGGGGCCCTGGGGGGGCGGCGCGTGCGACTCGTTCGCGACGTGTCTTGTCGCGGTTTCAAGGATCGACGCAGCGCCGGGTATCAGCCGATGGCCGGCCTCGCCGATGCGGACTTCTTGATCACGGGAACCGTCGATCCGGACCGTCAGCTGCCGGAAGGCCCGTTTGGAGATCACCTGGGTTATTACAGCCTCGCGCATGATTTCCCGGTTCTGAAGGTCGAGGAGGTTCTGCACCGTAAGGACGCGATCTGGCCGTTCACGGTCGTTGGCCGGCCGCCGCAGGAGGACACGAGCTTTGGGGCGATCATTCATGAGATCACGGGGCCGGTGATTCCTACGGTGCTGCCGGGAGTGAAGGCCGTGCATGCAGTGGATGAGGCGGGGGTGCATCCGCTGCTGCTGGCGATCGGGTCGGAGCGGTATGTGCCGTATGCGAAGGAGCGCGAGCCGCTGGAGATCCTGACGCAGGCAAATGCGATCCTGGGTCAGGGGCAGCTGTCGCTGGCGAAGTACCTGTTCATCGCGGCCGAGCAGGATGATCCGCGGCTGGATCTGCATGACATCGGTGTGTTCCTCAAGCATGTGCTGGAGCGGGTCGACTGGCGGCGCGACCTGCATTTCCAGACGAAGACGACGATCGACACGCTCGACTACAGCGGATCGGGACTCAACAGCGGATCGAAGCTGGTCGTCGCGGCGGCGGGGTCAAAGCGGCGGTCGCTGCTGGGGGAGGTCCCATCCAACACGCAGTTGCCGGACGGGTTCTCGGAGCCGCAAGTTGTGATGCCGGGGGTGTTGTGCGTGCAGGCGCCGCGACATGCGGGCGTATCGGAGTCGATCGAGGAGCGGCTGCAGCGGCCGGCGGAGTCACCGCGGAAGTCGGATGGCGAGCTGCGGCGGTTCTGCGACTTCATGGGGCACGTGCGATCGCTGGATGGGTTTCCACTGATCGTGCTCTGCGACGACAGCCGGTTTGCGAGTGAGTCGTTGAAGAACTGGCTGTGGGTGACCTTTACGCGATCGAACCCGGCGGCGGATGTGGACGGGGTGGATGCGTTCGTGGAGGAGAAGCACTTCGGGTGTCGGGGGCCACTGGTGATTGATGCCCGGATCAAGCCGCATCATGCGCCGCCGATCGTGGATGATCCGAAGGTGGTGAAGCGCGTGGAGGAACTGGGGGCGAAGGGAGGCCCGCTGCACGGATTGATCTAG